A genomic region of Lytechinus pictus isolate F3 Inbred chromosome 2, Lp3.0, whole genome shotgun sequence contains the following coding sequences:
- the LOC129254492 gene encoding zinc finger homeobox protein 3-like isoform X1: MAEVESTPSTETMSSGIDGPLNSDPGPLTSDPGPDDDEADCRFDQEPQTDIVQENCIAEDTSESEVKNYHHGNNLHENKDEDLTMDMGAEDSLGYNDMSNEDGEVGDTEESPGTVREVTCSKCLNKFTDLQIYMEHSCIMTTCEAGLAEDDDRLLSVSGNESELSDAENFQGEIVYQPDGSAYLIDGNERSEKEGNSLAPVESTENEMTKLLKEHGNMSVLPGIVNALHIPGYMTMGSVSSYGPGMSGPYGTPIVHSFKVYDVRNRAESEDNVDCEKENKQSFGGASVGKPILMCFLCKLSFGFAKSFMTHATHEHKMTLNEKEKQIMAKKDQSAIIQGLGKEKEPLLSFLEPKAKQQQQAAHSIANLRLQPPGSLGQSVYSSANSNVSYMYPVSVAISTTPNTTTTTISTTSEDACARLDTNILPIDMQYAAAGLLHNSTAVKEERQDTSETSKSAEDSQVSHRPCTTDTQDERYQSTEIDTAKANLQQVLHRRMSAPSDGGLENKSPNHVQNKEADPMDDASRSLSNNNNIKEAYMEGEHASSSMEDEDDIPHNHDPSVTGSVECPKCDMVLGSSRSLGGHMTMMHSRNSCKTLKCPKCNWHYKYQQTLEAHMKEKHPETESKCIYCESNQPHPRLSRGESYTCGYKPYRCEICNYSTTTKGNLSIHMQSDKHLNNMQELQNGSDHIFMHHKMNDLAQAAKPKHKQTWRCDVCDYETNVARNLRIHMTSEKHIHNMMAIQQNVSQMQREMHNNIGGMPPEESMYMMLGQNSMMPVMHGQDPSMMDMQAMMSQYQYDPVAYSSWMNNMAMGMNVQEAAAAAPHPNTPDDPAKNEPLTLYQCSICNNFNTENIEELHIHVHRDRSEPNMALWRAIIGDMQQCMLCNYSTQVKANFQLHLKTDKHQQKLQLFNHIREGGKHNEWRLKYMNVGNPVQVRCNACDFYTHSVDKLRAHAHPNNYRHETSLKLFRHMQSINITMNVETRRFHCPLCSFYTRTKFNLMQHIQSVQHLKNEAKQVKQDGQSTEAEGSQPAGDGALDLSKKERPPSAESIPEEQGNISSILNSSEQPENLSKPGTPSSASGKADIRGHTTTQIFSCPYCKYSCVDQQRITAHVMSQHSLKPASVLRCPLCQEICTNRINLEVHLMDSHSVSRDCIQRLVMSVETSENVPTFHGAPPANAVATATQPSEAASKTESRPPSTHGIEAAEIGASPRPLSQQSSSTVSEADGVDLYRCQNCHKNFSNIDQLYSHQSEFCPLKEQDTPNGPGFLCWKKGCNQYFKTASGLQVHFKEIHVKRHQLPGNKPEASIPEANPGQVNLKCVVCQKVFRSMSNLQSHLELTHPDLNQADVLQMLTSMPNGDIAGLLHSGPNDQAPEMDQQNLFKLEDPFAGCNGTDGSWDGDMDDMEMDGPKPEEGSFMDPFKKYKCQRCRVGFSKQSELSSHNKTVFHRKGDRAAQTFSMDKYMDPNRPYKCDVCRESFTQKSILLVHYNSVSHLHKLKLSLNEPIEPEVPNDHGDNKPFKCGLCKVAYSQQSTLDTHMRSVLHQSRAAKQDTSSSTTDKEEGEQLVIGVGGTILPTPSPNPIQQQQQQQKQKHQQQKPLQPQPSKSPAANTEVPPQHQQQLLQAQQAHLQAQQAYYQQFQFQQALQLQQLHQAQLQQQIAAQLSGVAGQNTDPNVAALLSQDLSMMLMQSFSPSAAMMYPAQIPLSPSMYSCALCGSVLPSHEALVQHQQTCPKAPASSTSTATTPTSEKLSSASTSVTPATTTVTTSVVSKPIEAPNARRIRTSAIQRKLLESYGFDLVQQFNESAMGLPSSIAYEDKFFCEGCRKEFSSIWVYKAHMEEIHKKLLPNEVIEKYTQLFKDELKDEEDEDDDDLSRTDEETGLQLEEKSNPVKLDQPIKAEKEDIKEALVNGHVTNPGEHMSTNQDQSASEVMPPPPPPPPPQVFPVSPYQLAMMQAMQSPSSTGASVTPPTATPPFPVSAVPGVQHMHNLPQQPSISPAGMQQLPPYLDPNYLQQKSPKRARTRITDDQLKILRAYFDINNSPSEEAIAEMSAKSGLPHKVIKHWFRNTLFKERQRNKDSPYNFNNPPTTSLLDVDRAKKRESSEVLAGGSSEKRTARDMEKEHIEVDPFRASTSPSMRFLAEQAMVKPYKQEVPLPLPQTPPPGAAAAAAAAAAAAQALATLPPATAMKEPKPMSPIISVMPEPSLPKQETSEMETAAEERKIPHVAPEEHQEYQRDTVMDEIKDSKEESMNKEVEDSKRNMMMMQNEDFLSDKHLRISMPNAAVPHTVTSAPNTPTSSISDMTSPLSSPISPMAPRCVISPTNHSGSSAGSCDSKSMRRSGRTRFTDYQIKVLQEFFESNAYPKDDDLDHLSRMLNLSPRVIVVWFQNARQKARKMFENQAAPEGNPEPDGLSGRYKRTPGLNYQCNKCMLVFQRFYELIKHQKQHCYKYSSLSTTSSGSSQHSPTTIPPNLSSVSPDPFAKISPEPTTPKHTPEPTPPTPSRSKSEHKSPSSSSSSSKTSQGDGDKPSKTGHHYKCEQCKVAFPQLEQYREHQQVHLMGMQIMNSYMPQQVPYNMMYMPYDFNGLTTEQYINYLNTTSGAGSPTKSKHSDTSDEAAGQSSDQGSSDSDPKKDKRLRTTISPAQLDILYAKYQEDSNPTRKMLDVISDEVGLKKRVVQVWFQNTRARERKGLFRLSALQPSMRCPFCKAAFKVKSALEAHIKVRHFDKIQNSAQVDHIIAQACSPETLHALEMEAGRSSVGSDDRHIDSRSSDPYLYSEESRQLTYSDDGDRGTFEYGQRDSRDRSEERKYDERIYDKNWEERNESEMQSRISSHKGSESDGTLAQSDIVLDKLPKDSYLLSPTSSITGEDAISEAGSMDRSEDSFSNADDLERKRYRTQMSVLQLKILKHCYNDYRTPTIHECELLGQEIGLPRRVVQVWFQNARAKDKKGKGTVTKHFGMIGATGDGHECKICKKKYSSSMSVRDHVFTESHVRHVKLHVSKELEKYETEESNLFMPKIEPGKSSHSAPSSSSQPLSSPSPASVAASLNMNPVAAAQMQALQAMQAQMLNPQLPASHFQQVAASAGAPPPPHSQSAAPGSSSKNGKDSRPSSVKSSIKTEAGESQPSTSQAAVPTSAAAAAAAAQMGVNPNDAALMSYLYGGLPPYYAQVPMMYPVYPVGLEMLYAQEHAAAAAASSTAIPPHILQAYASNPLAAAQLHGLMGKTPEEQQQLLKQHQEQQQQQPQKQQQQTKQTPTASSSSSSSSSSHHHHHHHHKSKHGDKHKEKDYILQPNSSTNRYLCKKCERVFTDVDLVTSHQVTKCFMGKVVNVEETVEKLPSNRFLCQLCPREALFTPEDVKMHIKTPTHQHKLARKLEKKEKRHQKHLNAHSHSHSKS; the protein is encoded by the exons ATGGCTGAAGTTGAATCCACCCCATCTACAGAGACTATGTCCTCTGGTATAGATGGACCACTCAATTCAGATCCTGGACCACTCACATCAGATCCTGGACCGGATGATGACGAAGCAGATTGTAGGTTTGACCAGGAGCCACAGACTGATATTGTCCAAGAGAACTGCATTGCTGAGGACACAAGTGAAAGTGAGGTGAAGAACTATCATCATGGAAACAATCTTCATGAAAACAAAGATGAGGACCTGACGATGGATATGGGAGCGGAGGATTCCCTTGGTTATAATGATATGAGCAATGAGGATGGTGAAGTAGGAGATACTGAGGAGTCACCAGGAACTGTCCGTGAAGTCACCTGTAGCAAGTGTTTGAATAAGTTTACTGATCTACAAATATATATGGAACATAGCTGCATCATGACCACCTGTGAGGCGGGTTTGGCTGAAGATGATGATAGACTCTTGTCTGTGAGTGGGAATGAAAGTGAACTCAGTGATGCAGAAAACTTTCAAGGGGAGATTGTCTACCAGCCCGATGGCTCAGCGTATCTCATCGATGGCAATGAGCGATCAGAGAAGGAAGGGAACTCCCTGGCTCCAGTTGAGAGTACTGAGAATGAAATGACTAAACTGTTAAAGGAGCATGGTAATATGAGTGTACTGCCAGGAATTGTGAATGCTTTACATATCCCAGGATATATGACCATGGGCAGTGTATCCAGCTATGGGCCAGGGATGTCGGGCCCTTATGGAACACCTATTGTACACAGCTTCAAAGTCTATGATGTCAGAAACAGGGCTGAAAGTGAAGACAATGTAGATTGtgagaaagaaaacaaacaaagctTTGGAGGTGCTTCTGTTGGAAAGCCAATTCTCATGTGTTTTCTTTGTAAACTCTCATTCGGTTTTGCCAAATCTTTTATGACGCATGCAACTCATGAACACAAAATGACAttgaatgagaaagagaaacaGATCATGGCAAAGAAAGATCAGTCAGCCATCATTCAAGGTttaggaaaagagaaagagccACTCTTATCCTTCTTGGAGCCCAAGGCCAAACAACAGCAACAAGCAGCCCACAGTATAGCCAACCTGAGATTACAACCCCCTGGAAGTCTTGGGCAGTCTGTGTACTCAAGTGCCAATTCCAATGTAAGCTACATGTATCCTGTCTCAGTCGCCATCAGTACTACACcaaacaccaccaccactaccatctcAACTACCTCAGAGGATGCCTGCGCACGCTTGGACACCAACATTTTACCCATTGATATGCAATATGCAGCAGCAGGATTGCTCCACAACAGTACTGCTGTGAAAGAAGAAAGGCAGGACACCAGTGAAACATCCAAAAGTGCAGAGGACTCTCAGGTGTCCCATCGTCCATGCACCACAGACACTCAAGATGAAAGATATCAATCAACTGAAATAGATACTGCCAAGGCAAACCTGCAACAAGTGCTTCACCGAAGAATGTCTGCTCCCAGTGATGGAGGTCTAGAGAATAAATCACCAAACCATGTCCAAAATAAAGAGGCTGACCCCATGGACGATGCATCAAGATCTCTATCCAACAACAATAACATCAAGGAGGCGTATATGGAAGGTGAGCACGCTTCTTCAAGCAtggaagatgaagatgatatccCTCACAATCATGATCCATCCGTCACTGGTAGTGTGGAATGCCCTAAATGTGATATGGTACTTGGTTCATCACGTTCTCttggaggtcacatgaccatgatGCACTCAAGAAATTCATGCAAGACTCTGAAATGCCCCAAATGTAATTGGCACTACAAATACCAACAGACATTAGAGGCTCACATGAAGGAGAAACATCCAGAAACTGAATCAAAGTGTATATACTGTGAGTCTAACCAACCTCATCCAAGGCTTTCCAGAGGGGAATCTTACACCTGTGGATACAAACCATATCGCTGTGAAATATGTAATTATTCCACAACAACCAAGGGCAACCTGAGTATCCACATGCAGTCTGATAAGCATCTGAACAACATGCAGGAATTACAGAATGGCAGTGATCACATCTTCATGCATCATAAGATGAATGATCTAGCCCAGGCTGCCAAACCCAAGCACAAACAGACATGGAGGTGCGACGTATGCGACTATGAGACAAATGTCGCAAGGAATCTCCGTATCCACATGACCAGTGAGAAGCACATCCACAACATGATGGCCATCCAGCAGAATGTATCGCAGATGCAACGAGAGATGCATAACAACATTGGTGGAATGCCTCCCGAGGAATCCATGTATATGATGCTTGGACAGAATTCTATGATGCCTGTTATGCATGGTCAAGACCCGAGCATGATGGATATGCAAGCAATGATGTCTCAGTATCAGTATGATCCTGTAGCTTACAGCTCGTGGATGAACAACATGGCTATGGGTATGAATGTCCAGGAAGCTGCCGCTGCTGCTCCTCATCCAAACACTCCAGATGATCCAGCCAAGAATGAACCTCTTACACTCTATCAGTGCTCAATCTGTAACAATTTCAACACAGAGAACATTGAGGAACTCCACATCCACGTGCACAGAGACCGCAGTGAACCCAACATGGCTCTATGGAGAGCTATCATTGGTGACATGCAGCAGTGTATGCTGTGTAACTATTCCACCCAAGTCAAGGCCAACTTCCAGCTTCATTTAAAGACCGATAAACATCAGCAAAAACTCCAGCTCTTCAACCACATCAGGGAAGGTGGCAAGCATAATGAATGGCGACTGAAGTACATGAATGTTGGTAACCCAGTCCAAGTGAGATGCAATGCTTGTGACTTCTACACTCACAGTGTGGACAAACTACGTGCTCATGCCCACCCCAACAACTATCGACACGAGACCAGTCTCAAGCTTTTCAGACACATGCAGAGCATCAACATCACCATGAACGTTGAGACACGCCGCTTCCACTGTCCTCTATGCAGCTTTTATACCCGTACCAAGTTTAACTTGATGCAGCACATCCAATCAGTACAACATCTGAAGAATGAAGCTAAACAAGTCAAACAAGACGGTCAGAGCACAGAAGCTGAAGGATCACAGCCAGCAGGAGATGGTGCTTTAGATCtctcaaagaaagaaagaccaCCATCTGCAGAATCTATACCTGAGGAACAAGGTAACATTTCAAGTATCCTTAATAGCAGTGAGCAACCAGAGAACTTGAGTAAACCAGGAACTCCTTCAAGTGCAAGTGGGAAAGCTGATATCAGGGGTCACACTACTACACAAATATTCTCCTGTCCATATTGTAAATACAGCTGTGTGGACCAACAACGAATCACTGCCCACGTGATGTCTCAGCATAGTTTGAAACCTGCCTCTGTTCTTCGCTGTCCACTCTGCCAAGAGATCTGCACCAACCGTATCAACTTGGAAGTTCATCTCATGGACTCCCACAGTGTATCAAGAGACTGCATACAACGCTTGGTCATGTCAGTGGAGACATCAGAGAACGTGCCAACATTCCATGGAGCTCCACCTGCCAATGCTGTTGCAACTGCAACTCAACCAAGTGAAGCTGCATCAAAAACAGAATCAAGACCACCATCCACTCACGGGATCGAAGCAGCTGAAATTGGAGCCTCTCCTCGTCCATTATCTCAGCAATCGTCATCAACAGTCAGTGAAGCTGATGGAGTAGACCTTTACAGGTGCCAAAATTGCCATAAGAACTTCTCCAACATCGACCAACTTTATAGTCATCAAAGTGAATTCTGTCCTTTGAAAGAACAGGACACACCCAATGGCCCTGGTTTCTTGTGTTGGAAGAAAGGCTGTAATCAGTATTTTAAGACTGCATCTGGTTTGCAAGTCCATTTTAAGGAAATCCATGTGAAACGACATCAGCTTCCAGGCAACAAGCCTGAGGCGTCCATTCCAGAAGCAAACCCTGGGCAAGTCAACCTCAAGTGTGTGGTATGTCAGAAAGTCTTCCGTTCAATGTCAAACCTACAGAGTCACTTGGAACTAACCCACCCAGACCTGAATCAGGCAGATGTCTTGCAGATGCTAACCTCTATGCCAAATGGTGATATTGCTGGACTGCTCCACAGTGGACCAAATGATCAAGCTCCGGAAATGGaccaacaaaatttattcaaGCTTGAGGATCCATTCGCTGGCTGTAATGGCACAGATGGTAGCTGGGATGGAGACATGGATGATATGGAGATGGATGGACCTAAACCAGAAGAAGGTAGCTTCATGGATCCTTTCAAGAAGTACAAGTGTCAGAGATGTCGAGTTGGATTCTCCAAACAGAGTGAGCTGAGTAGCCATAACAAAACCGTTTTCCATCGCAAAGGAGATCGGGCTGCACAGACGTTTTCTATGGATAAGTACATGGACCCTAATCGGCCATACAAATGTGATGTCTGTCGAGAATCATTTACCCAAAAGAGCATTCTTCTTGTTCACTACAACTCTGTATCTCACCTCCATAAGCTGAAACTGAGTTTGAATGAGCCTATTGAACCAGAGGTTCCTAATGATCATGGAGATAACAAACCCTTCAAATGTGGTCTATGCAAGGTTGCTTACAGTCAACAATCAACACTTGACACTCACATGAGATCTGTCTTACATCAGAGCAGAGCTGCCAAACAAGACACTTCTAGTAGTACTACAGACAAGGAAGAAGGAGAACAATTAGTTATTGGTGTTGGTGGAACCATCCTCCCTACACCATCACCAAACCCTATccagcagcaacaacagcagcaaAAACAGAAACATCAGCAGCAGAAACCACTCCAACCACAACCTTCAAAGTCTCCTGCAGCCAATACTGAAGTCCCTCCTCAACATCAACAGCAGTTGTTACAAGCTCAACAGGCTCATCTGCAGGCTCAACAAGCCTACTACCAACAGTTTCAGTTTCAACAAGCCTTGCAACTGCAGCAACTTCATCAAGCACAGTTACAACAACAGATTGCCGCTCAGCTTTCTGGTGTTGCTGGTCAGAATACTGACCCAAATGTTGCTGCATTGCTCTCACAAGATTTATCAATGATGTTGATGCAGAGCTTCTCTCCTTCGGCTGCCATGATGTATCCTGCCCAGATTCCACTCTCACCCAGTATGTATTCATGTGCTCTATGTGGCTCAGTGCTACCAAGTCACGAAGCACTAGTTCAACATCAGCAGACCTGTCCAAAAGCCCCAGCATCAAGTACCAGTACAGCAACCACACCTACGTCAGAGAAGCTTTCCTCAGCGAGTACATCAGTGACCCCAGCTACTACCACTGTCACAACAAGTGTTGTTTCAAAGCCTATAGAAGCACCCAATGCTAGGAGGATAAGGACATCAGCTATTCAACGCAAGTTACTGGAAAGCTATGGTTTTGATCTTGTTCAGCAATTCAATGAGTCTGCAATGGGTCTGCCATCTAGTATAGCTTATGAGGATAAGTTTTTCTGTGAAGGATGCAGGAAGGAGTTCTCTAGCATCTGGGTGTACAAGGCTCATATGGAAGAGATTCACAAGAAGTTGTTACCAAATGAAGTGATTGAGAAGTACACACAGTTGTTCAAAGATGAACTGaaggatgaagaagatgaagatgatgatgatttatcaAGAACAGATGAGGAAACTGGTCTGCAGctagaagaaaaatcaaatccTGTCAAACTAGATCAACCTATCAAAGCAGAAAAAGAAGATATAAAAGAAGCTCTTGTAAATGGACATGTTACAAACCCAGGTGAACACATGTCAACGAATCAAGATCAGTCAGCCTCTGAGGTTAtgcccccaccaccaccaccaccgccgccTCAAGTTTTTCCTGTTAGCCCATATCAGCTAGCCATGATGCAAGCTATGCAGTCTCCTAGTTCAACTGGTGCCTCAGTGACACCACCCACAGCGACCCCACCATTTCCGGTTTCTGCTGTACCTGGTGTTCAACACATGCACAACCTTCCTCAGCAGCCAAGTATCAGTCCAGCAGGTATGCAGCAACTACCACCATACCTAGATCCAAACTACCTTCAACAGAAGTCTCCAAAACGAGCACGTACAAGAATCACTGATGATCAGCTGAAAATCCTCAGAGCTTACTTCGACATTAACAATTCTCCATCAGAAGAAGCAATCGCTGAGATGTCTGCAAAATCAGGTCTGCCTCACAAAGTCATCAAGCACTGGTTCAGAAACACATTATTCAAAGAGAGGCAAAGGAATAAAGACTCCCCATATAACTTCAATAATCCTCCAACGACATCACTGTTGGATGTTGACAGAGCTAAGAAGCGGGAAAGTAGTGAAGTTCTGGCTGGTGGATCATCAGAGAAAAGAACTGCTAGGGATATGGAAAAGGAACACATAGAAGTAGATCCATTTAGAGCATCTACTAGCCCCAGCATGAGATTTCTAGCTGAACAGGCCATGGTCAAACCATACAAGCAAGAAGTTCCCCTTCCTCTTCCACAGACCCCGCCACCTGGTGCAGCTGCAGCAGCTGCTGCAGCCGCAGCTGCGGCACAAGCTTTGGCCACATTACCTCCAGCCACTGCTATGAAGGAACCTAAGCCTATGAGCCCCATCATTTCAGTCATGCCGGAACCATCTCTGCCAAAACAAGAAACATCTGAGATGGAAACTGCTGCAGAGGAACGTAAAATTCCACATGTAGCTCCAGAGGAGCATCAGGAATACCAACGTGACACAGTCATGGATGAAATCAAAGATTCAAAGGAGGAAAGTATGAACAAAGAGGTCGAAGATTCTAAGaggaatatgatgatgatgcaaaATGAGGACTTTCTTTCTGATAAGCACCTTAGAATCTCAATGCCAAATGCTGCTGTACCTCATACTGTCACCTCAGCTCCTAATACCCCAACTTCTAGTATATCAGACATGACTTCTCCTCTGTCATCTCCAATCTCGCCAATGGCTCCACGCTGTGTAATTTCCCCCACCAATCATTCTGGTAGTTCTGCTGGCTCTTGTGATTCAAAATCAATGCGCCGTTCTGGGAGGACAAGGTTTACTGACTACCAGATTAAAGTCCTTCAGGAGTTTTTTGAAAGCAATGCTTACCCAAAAGATGATGACCTGGATCACCTGTCTAGAATGCTGAACCTCAGTCCAAGAGTTATTGTAGTATGGTTCCAGAATGCCAGACAAAAAGCAAGGAAGATGTTTGAAAATCAAGCTGCTCCAGAAGGGAATCCTGAGCCAGATGGCTTGAGTGGAAGATATAAACGTACCCCTGGGTTAAACTACCAATGTAACAAATGCATGTTAGTATTTCAGAGATTTTATGAACTGATAAAGCATCAGAAACAGCATTGCTACAAATACAGCAGTCTAAGCACAACAAGCAGTGGAAGCTCACAGCACAGTCCAACAACAATCCCTCCTAATTTAAGTTCTGTGAGTCCTGATCCATTTGCCAAGATTTCACCAGAACCAACCACCCCAAAGCACACCCCTGAGCCAACCCCACCAACACCTTCCAGGAGTAAGTCTGAACACAAGTCCCCGtcttcttcatcatcctcatcaaaaACAAGTCAAGGAGATGGAGATAAGCCATCTAAAACTGGACATCATTACAAGTGTGAACAATGCAAGGTGGCTTTTCCTCAATTGGAGCAATATCGAGAACACCAGCAAGTCCATCTGATGGGGATGCAGATTATGAATAGCTACATGCCTCAGCAGGTCCCTTACAACATGATGTACATGCCCTATGATTTCAATGGCCTCACGACGGAGCAATATATCAACTACTTAAATACCACCAGTGGAGCAGGTTCACCTACAAAGTCCAAGCACTCAGACACAAGTGATGAAGCGGCTGGACAATCATCCGATCAGGGTAGTTCTGACTCGGATCCCAAAAAAGACAAAAGGTTGCGGACTACCATCTCACCAGCTCAACTTGACATCCTGTATGCCAAATACCAAGAAGACAGCAATCCAACTCGTAAAATGCTGGATGTGATCTCTGATGAGGTTGGTCTCAAGAAAAGAGTTGTTCAAGTTTGGTTCCAGAATACCAGGGCCAGGGAACGTAAAGGTCTCTTTCGTCTCTCAGCCTTACAACCGTCCATGAGATGTCCCTTTTGTAAAGCTGCCTTCAAGGTAAAGTCCGCTCTGGAGGCCCATATAAAGGTGCGTCATTTTGATAAGATCCAGAACAGTGCCCAGGTAGACCATATCATTGCTCAGGCATGTAGTCCAGAAACGCTTCATGCGCTGGAGATGGAGGCTGGTAGAAGTAGTGTCGGCAGTGATGATAGACACATTGATAGCAGGTCCAGTGATCCATACCTGTACAGTGAGGAGAGTCGACAGCTTACTTATTCAGATGATGGTGATAGGGGTACCTTCGAATACGGTCAAAGGGATTCAAGAGACAGAAGTGAGGAGAGGAAATATGATGAGAGAATTTATGACAAGAATTGGGAGGAGCGGAATGAGAGCGAGATGCAGTCACGGATATCTAGCCATAAAGGTAGTGAGAGTGATGGAACTCTTGCACAGTCTGACATAGTCTTGGACAAGTTACCGAAAGATTCCTATCTGCTCTCTCCCACCAGTAGTATCACAGGGGAAGATGCCATTTCAGAGGCTGGCTCAATGGATCGCAGCGAGGATTCTTTTAGCAATGCTGATGATCTGGAAAGGAAAAGATACAGAACTCAGATGTCTGTTCTTCAGTTGAAAATCCTGAAGCATTGTTATAATGACTACCGCACTCCCACCATCCACGAGTGTGAACTCCTAGGACAAGAAATAGGGCTTCCAAGGCGAGTGGTCCAAGTTTGGTTCCAGAACGCTCGAGCAAAAGACAAGAAGGGTAAAGGTACTGTCACCAAGCATTTTGGAATGATAGGAGCAACTGGAGATGGCCATGAATGTAAAATCTGCAAAAAGAAATATTCCAGCTCCATGTCAGTACGTGATCACGTCTTTACTGAATCACATGTAAGACATGTAAAGCTTCATGTTAGTAAAGAACTTGAGAAGTATGAGACTGAAGAATCCAATCTCTTCATGCCCAAAATTGAACCAGGAAAGAGTAGTCATTCAGCACCGAGTTCTTCAAGCCAGCCATTGAGTAGTCCTTCCCCTGCTTCTGTTGCTGCTTCTCTCAACATGAATCCTGTAGCAGCTGCTCAGATGCAAGCCCTCCAAGCCATGCAAGCTCAAATGTTAAATCCCCAGCTACCAGCATCTCATTTCCAGCAGGTAGCAGCATCGGCTGGTGCCCCACCTCCACCTCATTCACAGTCAGCTGCTCCGGGATCATCTAGTAAGAACGGCAAAGACTCCAGACCTTCTTCAGTCAAGTCCTCTATCAAGACTGAAGCAGGAGAATCCCAACCTTCCACCAGTCAGGCTGCTGTACCCACCTCTGCGGCTGCTGCTGCAGCTGCTGCTCAGATGGGTGTCAATCCCAATGATGCTGCCTTGATGTCATATCTCTATGGTGGATTGCCTCCTTACTATGCCCAGGTACCTATGATGTATCCCGTCTACCCGGTTGGTCTGGAGATGCTCTATGCTCAGGAACATGCTGCAGCTGCTGCTGCCTCATCAACAGCCATCCCTCCTCATATATTACAG GCCTATGCTTCCAACCCCCTCGCTGCAGCACAGTTACATGGCCTGATGGGAAAAACTCCAGAAGAACAACAGCAACTACTAAAGCAACATCAGgagcagcaacagcagcagccTCAGAAACAGCAGCAACAAACAAAGCAAACGCCAacggcatcatcatcatcgtcctcctcatcatcatcacaccaccaccatcaccatcaccacaagTCAAAACACGGTGACAAACATAAAGAAAAGGATTACATTCTACAGCCCAATTCCTCCACAAATCGCTATCTTTGTAAGAAATGTGAACGTGTTTTTACAGACGTTGACCTGGTGACCTCTCATCAGGTCACCAAGTGCTTTATGGGTAAAGTGGTCAATGTAGAGGAAACTGTCGAGAAGCTGCCGTCCAACCGATTCTTGTGCCAATTGTGTCCCCGGGAGGCGCTGTTCACTCCTGAAGACGTTAAGATGCATATTAAGACCCCCACGCATCAACACAAGCTCGCTAGAAAgttagaaaagaaagaaaagcgtCATCAAAAACATCTTAATGCTCACTCCCACTCACATTCAAAGAGTTAA